One region of Solibacillus isronensis genomic DNA includes:
- a CDS encoding pro-sigmaK processing inhibitor BofA family protein has product MQYIVLAMVCFVVLFLFLLNKNARGKVWEYFAWFWFKIAVVIVVLFLGNLMIGAAGLLFYVPINFFSVLTIAILGIPGMMCVTLLILFK; this is encoded by the coding sequence ATGCAATACATAGTTTTAGCTATGGTCTGTTTTGTTGTCTTGTTTCTTTTTTTATTAAACAAAAACGCAAGGGGTAAAGTGTGGGAGTACTTTGCCTGGTTCTGGTTTAAAATTGCAGTTGTTATCGTTGTACTGTTTTTAGGGAACTTAATGATCGGGGCAGCAGGGCTTCTTTTTTATGTGCCAATCAATTTCTTTTCAGTCCTTACAATAGCAATCTTAGGCATTCCCGGTATGATGTGTGTAACGTTGCTAATATTATTTAAATAA
- a CDS encoding YaaL family protein → MLFSRKGKLKKEFDEKLVSSIKETKEALQSAKVIEELTDDYNLNVIAERKRAESIHYYLYKEARVRRVLIK, encoded by the coding sequence ATGTTATTTTCTCGGAAAGGGAAACTCAAAAAAGAATTTGATGAGAAACTAGTTTCTTCTATTAAAGAGACAAAAGAAGCTTTACAAAGTGCGAAGGTAATTGAAGAATTGACCGACGACTATAACTTAAATGTAATTGCTGAACGAAAAAGAGCCGAAAGCATACATTATTACTTATATAAAGAAGCACGTGTACGTCGTGTACTAATTAAATAA
- the recR gene encoding recombination mediator RecR, whose protein sequence is MHYPEPISRLIDSFMKLPGIGPKTAARLAFHVLTMKEDTVSTFAKALVDAKRNLLYCSQCGHITDIDPCHICSDKQRDVSTICVVQDPKDVIAMEKMRDYQGLYHVLHGAISPMDGIGPEDINVASLLGRLHDERVQELILATNPTIEGEATAMYISRLVKPSGIRTTRIAHGLPVGGDLEYADEVTLSKALEGRREL, encoded by the coding sequence ATGCATTATCCAGAGCCGATATCTCGATTAATAGACAGTTTCATGAAGCTGCCGGGCATTGGTCCAAAAACAGCTGCTCGACTGGCATTTCACGTATTAACAATGAAAGAAGATACTGTATCGACATTTGCAAAAGCGCTTGTTGATGCAAAACGTAACTTACTCTATTGCTCTCAATGTGGTCATATAACTGATATCGATCCTTGTCATATTTGTTCAGATAAACAACGTGATGTATCAACAATTTGTGTTGTACAGGATCCGAAAGACGTAATAGCTATGGAGAAGATGCGTGATTATCAAGGTCTTTATCATGTATTACACGGTGCAATATCACCGATGGACGGTATAGGACCTGAAGATATTAATGTAGCTTCGTTATTGGGGCGCTTGCATGACGAGCGTGTACAAGAGTTAATTTTAGCGACGAACCCGACAATAGAAGGGGAAGCGACAGCAATGTATATTTCCCGCCTTGTTAAACCATCAGGAATTCGCACTACACGTATCGCACACGGATTACCTGTTGGCGGAGATTTAGAATATGCGGATGAAGTAACATTATCAAAAGCGCTGGAAGGTCGACGCGAGTTGTAA
- a CDS encoding YbaB/EbfC family nucleoid-associated protein, whose amino-acid sequence MRGMGNMQGMMKKMQKMQKEMMEAQEALNAQLFEGAAGGGMVKVVMNGQRQMLEVNLDESVVDPEDIEMLQDLIVIATNEALKKVEETTNSTMGKFTQGMNLPF is encoded by the coding sequence ATGCGTGGTATGGGTAATATGCAAGGCATGATGAAAAAAATGCAAAAAATGCAAAAAGAAATGATGGAAGCACAAGAGGCTTTAAATGCACAGTTATTTGAAGGTGCAGCAGGTGGCGGTATGGTGAAAGTAGTAATGAATGGCCAACGTCAAATGCTTGAAGTAAATTTAGATGAATCTGTAGTAGATCCGGAAGATATCGAAATGCTACAAGATTTAATCGTTATTGCAACAAACGAAGCATTGAAAAAAGTTGAAGAGACAACAAATTCTACAATGGGCAAATTCACACAAGGAATGAACCTTCCTTTCTAA
- the dnaX gene encoding DNA polymerase III subunit gamma/tau yields the protein MTYQAFYRVYRPQSFREMSGQTHVKRTLQNALLASKTTHAYLFSGPRGTGKTSTAKIFAKALNCENAPASEPCNECPTCLSITEGSHTDVIEFDAASNSRVEEMRDIIEKVRFAPANARFKVYIIDEVHMLSTSAFNALLKTLEEPPEHAVFILATTEPHKLPATIISRCQRFDFKRLSSIDIVERMKVVLEDIGMGYDEQALKAIAQAAAGGMRDALSLLDQVVSFSNEHVQLDDVLLVTGSVSQDAFYDIAISLQEKDVAQVLGNVENLIADGKEPLRLAEDFITFFRDLLLLKTDGTLEELLEFISPEEKFLSLAGQFEANTLYGFIDILAKTQQEMRFSHHTKIYLETALLKMAQYKASPQATAAVDPAIEGKVASLESRLGQLSQQLQSGGGGAPVQQKEQARQRVRPQGNQYNAPTGRIQEVLKTATKSDLQKVKSAWAGGLASLQKSHAALLADAEPVAANASAFVIKFKYDIHCQMVADNNALVSLFTQQIASEIGIQYELLCIPEPAWIRLRENFINENGLNQKKSLSDEVNAVEDLIEEPPFLDDVQVMEAQDPLITEAEKRFGKDFVEVIEE from the coding sequence TTGACATATCAAGCGTTTTATCGTGTTTATAGACCTCAGTCATTCAGAGAAATGTCAGGTCAGACACATGTAAAGAGGACCCTTCAAAATGCTCTCCTCGCAAGCAAGACAACACATGCCTATTTATTTTCCGGTCCTCGAGGAACAGGGAAAACGAGTACTGCAAAAATATTCGCAAAAGCATTGAACTGTGAAAATGCCCCGGCAAGTGAGCCATGCAATGAATGCCCTACATGTTTAAGTATTACTGAAGGTTCACATACGGATGTAATAGAATTTGATGCTGCTTCCAATTCAAGAGTGGAAGAAATGCGCGATATTATCGAAAAAGTCCGTTTTGCCCCGGCTAATGCTCGCTTTAAAGTGTACATTATAGATGAGGTGCATATGCTTTCTACGAGCGCATTCAATGCATTATTAAAAACACTTGAAGAGCCACCTGAGCATGCGGTGTTTATTTTAGCGACAACAGAGCCTCACAAACTACCAGCTACAATTATTTCCCGCTGTCAGAGATTTGATTTTAAACGACTTTCTTCTATAGATATAGTAGAGCGTATGAAGGTTGTATTGGAAGATATCGGTATGGGCTATGATGAGCAGGCATTAAAGGCAATTGCTCAAGCTGCAGCAGGAGGTATGCGTGATGCACTTAGTTTACTTGATCAGGTTGTTTCATTTAGTAATGAACACGTTCAATTGGACGATGTGCTTCTTGTAACAGGTTCTGTAAGCCAGGATGCGTTTTACGATATTGCGATTTCCCTACAGGAAAAGGATGTTGCCCAAGTATTAGGCAATGTCGAAAACTTAATTGCGGATGGGAAAGAACCATTACGCCTTGCGGAAGACTTTATTACTTTCTTCCGGGATCTGCTTCTATTAAAGACAGATGGTACGTTAGAGGAATTATTGGAGTTTATTTCACCTGAAGAAAAGTTTTTGTCATTAGCAGGACAGTTTGAAGCTAATACACTTTACGGTTTTATCGATATTTTGGCGAAGACCCAGCAAGAAATGCGCTTTTCGCATCATACGAAAATATATTTAGAAACGGCCCTTTTAAAAATGGCCCAATATAAAGCTTCACCACAAGCGACGGCAGCAGTCGATCCAGCTATTGAAGGTAAGGTAGCTTCACTTGAAAGCCGGTTAGGGCAACTGTCTCAACAGCTTCAAAGTGGTGGAGGGGGAGCACCTGTTCAACAAAAAGAACAGGCCCGCCAGCGTGTACGTCCACAAGGAAATCAGTATAATGCTCCAACTGGCCGTATTCAGGAAGTATTAAAGACTGCAACAAAATCTGACCTGCAAAAAGTGAAATCTGCTTGGGCGGGTGGTTTGGCAAGCTTGCAAAAATCACATGCAGCTTTATTGGCAGATGCAGAGCCTGTAGCCGCAAATGCAAGTGCTTTTGTGATAAAATTCAAGTATGATATACATTGTCAAATGGTAGCTGACAACAATGCACTTGTTTCATTGTTTACACAGCAGATTGCTTCAGAAATAGGGATTCAATATGAGCTTTTATGTATCCCGGAGCCAGCTTGGATTCGTTTGCGTGAAAACTTTATAAATGAAAATGGCTTAAATCAAAAAAAATCACTATCGGATGAAGTGAATGCGGTGGAGGATTTAATAGAGGAGCCCCCTTTCCTTGACGATGTTCAAGTAATGGAAGCGCAAGATCCGCTCATTACAGAAGCCGAAAAACGTTTTGGAAAAGACTTTGTTGAGGTTATCGAAGAATAA
- a CDS encoding 2-keto-4-pentenoate hydratase, with product MTEGLMSKAIELLDRAYEKHTSVSEPLSILNPMMTIDEAYAIQIQRVEAATSKGEVISGKKIGLTSLAMQNLLGVDQPDYGHLFHSMEVPNEGIVSLSKLFQPKIEGEIAFVLKKDLVGPNVTVEDVLDATDYVIAAIEIVDSRIKDWKISLVDTVADNASCGLYVLGSKKVNVNDIDLKAIHMELIKNDELINEGKGTDVLGNPAFCVAWLANKLHEYNVTLKSGEVILSGALSAAVVAEPGDKFTASFNTLGEVKVQFIK from the coding sequence ATGACAGAGGGATTGATGTCAAAAGCTATAGAATTATTAGATAGGGCTTATGAAAAGCATACATCCGTTTCAGAACCTCTTTCTATATTAAACCCTATGATGACAATTGATGAGGCTTATGCCATTCAGATTCAAAGAGTTGAAGCAGCTACAAGCAAGGGTGAAGTGATTTCAGGGAAAAAAATTGGCTTAACATCTTTAGCAATGCAAAATTTACTAGGAGTGGACCAGCCAGACTATGGGCACCTTTTTCACTCAATGGAAGTTCCGAATGAAGGCATCGTTTCACTTAGTAAACTGTTTCAACCAAAAATTGAGGGTGAAATTGCCTTTGTACTAAAAAAAGATTTAGTAGGACCAAATGTTACAGTTGAGGATGTTTTAGATGCGACAGATTATGTAATAGCGGCCATTGAAATTGTAGATAGCCGAATTAAAGATTGGAAAATAAGTCTTGTAGATACAGTAGCGGATAATGCATCATGCGGATTATATGTACTAGGGTCAAAGAAAGTTAATGTGAACGATATTGATTTAAAAGCAATTCATATGGAACTTATAAAAAACGATGAATTAATTAATGAAGGAAAAGGGACGGATGTATTAGGGAATCCGGCATTCTGTGTTGCTTGGTTAGCGAATAAATTACATGAATACAACGTTACATTAAAATCTGGGGAAGTCATTTTATCTGGGGCTTTATCTGCTGCTGTTGTAGCAGAGCCTGGTGACAAATTTACAGCATCATTTAATACGCTTGGTGAAGTGAAAGTCCAATTTATCAAGTGA
- a CDS encoding FAD synthetase family protein, whose protein sequence is MKTHFINSQNLHLIQKQATSCVMALGYFDGIHLGHQQVIKTAREEANKRGLPLAVMSFRPHPINVLSKGQSIVPHLSTPCEKEKRLKQLGVDLFYLVDFTLAFAALTSSQFVEDYLMKLDVVHAVAGFDFSYGVKGVAKLSQIVADSNGEITVTKVECIDYDGEKISSSAIRQRLLAAAVHEIPHFLGDHFNSKVHWDGNKFQQIEKTMLPSAGIYKVILELPNKQLRTYISIDAAGQIQRMERQRRLPKGIFSIHWLQQVEKAVPSKAI, encoded by the coding sequence ATGAAGACGCATTTTATTAATAGTCAAAATTTGCACTTGATTCAAAAACAGGCAACTTCTTGCGTAATGGCACTCGGTTATTTTGATGGGATCCACCTTGGACATCAGCAAGTGATAAAGACAGCTCGTGAAGAAGCGAATAAGCGCGGACTACCATTAGCAGTAATGAGTTTTCGTCCACATCCTATCAATGTTTTATCTAAGGGGCAAAGCATAGTACCGCACTTATCAACTCCTTGTGAAAAAGAAAAACGGCTTAAACAGCTTGGTGTTGATTTATTTTATCTGGTGGATTTTACATTGGCGTTTGCTGCGCTCACATCTAGTCAATTTGTAGAAGATTATTTAATGAAACTTGATGTTGTCCATGCAGTAGCAGGATTTGATTTTTCCTACGGTGTGAAGGGTGTAGCTAAACTCTCGCAAATAGTGGCTGATTCCAATGGGGAAATCACGGTTACGAAAGTAGAATGCATTGATTATGATGGTGAAAAAATCAGCTCAAGTGCGATTCGTCAACGTTTACTTGCGGCCGCTGTTCATGAAATCCCACACTTCTTAGGAGATCACTTTAATTCCAAGGTGCATTGGGACGGTAATAAATTTCAGCAAATTGAAAAGACAATGTTGCCATCTGCAGGTATTTATAAAGTAATTTTAGAACTGCCGAATAAACAATTAAGAACATATATTTCAATTGATGCAGCAGGTCAAATCCAACGAATGGAACGGCAAAGACGTCTGCCAAAGGGGATTTTTTCTATTCACTGGTTGCAGCAAGTTGAAAAAGCGGTTCCATCAAAAGCAATTTAA
- a CDS encoding flavin reductase family protein: MDDRLFRDAMGKFATGVTVILTETEGEPHGMTANAFMSVSLTPKLVVISIKENARMLAKIQDSKKFSVNILAENQEDISKIFAGQIKDQQVSFERLADVPVIPGALAQVSCEVSAEYIEGDHTLFIGKVNDITITDGDPLLYFAGKYRNLSTLVEA, encoded by the coding sequence ATGGATGATCGTTTATTTAGAGATGCAATGGGGAAGTTTGCGACAGGTGTTACAGTAATTCTAACGGAAACAGAGGGTGAGCCACATGGTATGACAGCTAATGCTTTCATGTCTGTCTCACTTACACCGAAATTAGTTGTTATTTCAATTAAGGAAAATGCACGTATGCTTGCTAAGATTCAAGATTCAAAGAAATTTTCTGTTAACATTTTGGCAGAAAATCAAGAAGATATTTCAAAAATCTTTGCTGGGCAAATTAAAGACCAGCAAGTTTCATTTGAACGTTTAGCAGATGTTCCTGTTATTCCAGGAGCATTAGCACAAGTTTCGTGCGAGGTATCAGCTGAGTATATTGAAGGTGATCATACATTATTTATCGGTAAGGTAAATGATATTACGATTACAGATGGCGATCCATTGCTATACTTTGCAGGTAAATATCGTAATTTAAGTACATTAGTAGAGGCTTAA
- the dmpG gene encoding 4-hydroxy-2-oxovalerate aldolase: MKRDVILTEVALRDGSHAMRHQFTEAQVRAAVAGLDAANIPYIEVAHGDGLGGSTIQYGRSLKDEFKLIEAAVETAKHAKIAVLSLPGIATKPDIKRAADLGVSMVRVATHVTEADVSLKHLAYAKELGLETVGFLMMSHMAESREIVEQAKIMVNGGADVIYIVDSAGALLPNQVMDRVQALKQEIAVPIGFHAHNNLSLAVANSLAAIEAGAERIDGSIRCLGAGAGNTQTEVFVSVLDKMAIQTGVDLYKIMDVAEEIIAPILPQPQEITRGSLVLGYAGVYSSFLLHAQKAAEKFGVDSRDILMEIGRRKAVGGQEDMILEVAAELQKA, encoded by the coding sequence ATGAAACGAGATGTCATACTAACAGAGGTCGCTTTACGAGATGGCAGTCATGCGATGCGTCACCAATTCACAGAAGCCCAGGTGCGTGCTGCAGTTGCTGGTTTAGATGCAGCAAATATACCTTATATCGAAGTTGCACATGGTGATGGATTAGGTGGCTCAACGATTCAATATGGCCGCTCTTTAAAAGATGAATTCAAATTAATTGAAGCGGCAGTAGAAACAGCAAAGCATGCAAAAATTGCGGTGTTATCATTACCTGGTATTGCAACGAAGCCGGATATTAAGCGAGCAGCCGATTTAGGTGTTTCGATGGTACGTGTAGCAACACATGTCACAGAGGCGGATGTATCTTTAAAACATCTTGCTTATGCGAAAGAGTTAGGCTTGGAAACAGTGGGGTTTTTAATGATGTCGCATATGGCAGAGTCAAGGGAAATTGTAGAACAGGCAAAAATTATGGTAAATGGCGGAGCAGATGTCATATATATTGTAGATTCTGCGGGTGCTTTATTACCAAATCAAGTAATGGATCGCGTACAGGCGTTAAAACAGGAAATTGCTGTCCCGATAGGATTCCACGCGCATAATAATTTATCTTTAGCTGTTGCAAATTCATTGGCAGCAATTGAAGCCGGTGCTGAACGTATAGATGGTAGCATTCGTTGCTTAGGTGCGGGTGCCGGTAATACGCAAACAGAAGTTTTTGTTAGCGTACTAGATAAAATGGCCATTCAAACTGGGGTGGATCTTTATAAAATAATGGATGTTGCAGAGGAAATCATTGCGCCTATTTTACCGCAACCACAAGAGATTACGAGAGGCAGTCTTGTACTTGGTTATGCTGGAGTGTATTCAAGTTTCTTATTACATGCCCAAAAAGCAGCTGAAAAGTTCGGTGTTGATTCACGGGATATTTTAATGGAAATCGGTAGACGGAAAGCTGTAGGTGGACAGGAAGATATGATTTTGGAAGTTGCAGCAGAGTTACAGAAAGCTTAA
- a CDS encoding acetaldehyde dehydrogenase (acetylating) → MSNLKVAILGSGNIGTDLMKKIMRSSNLELVAVIGIDPESDGLRKAHEAGFQTFHTGLDGFLDAGVKVDAVFDATSAYTHIKHAEQLRARNIRAIDLTPAAIGPLIVPTVNLHAHPNADNVNMVTCGGQATIPIIHAVSKLYNVEYAEIVATIASKSAGPATRANIDEFIATTSRAIELVGGAKKGRTVLILNPAEPPIMMNDTIHLLVDRPVEEDTLYEALVQAEQAVQQYVPGYRLKSRPFVEGNRISVFLEVAGAADYLPAFAGNLDIITAASIKIAEEWAKSKALL, encoded by the coding sequence ATGTCAAATTTAAAAGTTGCTATTTTAGGCTCAGGCAATATCGGTACGGATTTAATGAAAAAAATAATGCGTTCATCCAACTTAGAATTAGTAGCAGTAATTGGTATTGATCCAGAATCAGATGGTTTACGCAAAGCGCATGAAGCTGGATTTCAAACCTTTCACACAGGGCTAGATGGATTTTTGGATGCCGGTGTGAAAGTTGATGCTGTATTCGATGCGACAAGCGCCTATACACATATAAAGCATGCTGAACAATTACGGGCACGTAACATCCGTGCCATTGACTTAACTCCTGCAGCAATTGGTCCGCTAATTGTTCCTACTGTTAACCTTCATGCTCATCCAAATGCAGACAATGTAAATATGGTGACATGTGGAGGGCAAGCGACAATACCGATTATTCATGCAGTTTCCAAATTATATAATGTCGAGTATGCCGAAATCGTGGCAACTATTGCAAGTAAAAGTGCGGGTCCTGCAACTCGTGCAAACATCGATGAATTTATAGCGACAACTTCGCGGGCAATCGAGCTTGTAGGTGGTGCTAAGAAAGGAAGAACCGTTCTGATTTTAAACCCTGCGGAACCGCCGATTATGATGAATGACACCATTCATTTATTAGTGGATCGACCTGTAGAGGAAGATACTCTTTATGAAGCGCTAGTTCAAGCGGAACAAGCCGTTCAGCAGTATGTTCCCGGCTATCGTCTTAAGTCTCGACCATTTGTGGAGGGGAATCGAATTTCAGTATTTTTAGAAGTTGCGGGTGCTGCAGACTACCTACCTGCTTTTGCTGGAAACTTAGATATTATTACAGCGGCATCGATTAAAATTGCCGAGGAATGGGCGAAGTCAAAAGCATTATTATAA
- a CDS encoding helix-turn-helix domain-containing protein translates to MNLKQKNLNDVFHLPKDEALTAFYDRMITIPTTARTALKKELLSIIGEDRSKGVFVRYGWHCGVSDARKAKLYHYKDELELILGGTKFHMLHGYVDRVSVSDIHYDEKNYLKKIDVIWENSFEADEFLADGDLSDRPICHTLCGYASGYLSTVLEKTILVKEVECRAMGYEQCKVICMPLEEWGHQEHEYSYYQSTSIIQELDEITAKLKIERDYLKQANEVQRKLTHALLSKQGLQKIVNLLNESTGLPIFIENETNEVIIKSADVMIDFDLEKIDIDTTEFITITPELGILRTPIYFEEQIKGYCSFIYQTGKKPTELEYMIIDKTALTASVILLNENIKIGTEQNIKRSFLSDVLDGKLEQDEIYKIAHYLNFPPTESYWLLTLERTLNHSNISDEIEVNEELIRQIILFLNERNINALVSQKTDKLIILIEYPTFKRLNTVPHTFINQLLKYCLRRFKSYEFYIGASTVIEDLSQINILYNETLAALKAKNPEKHICFYEDLEIEGVLFQIKDEVLIDRFVMQQLGKLLEIDKDYDLTKTIYTYIENGININKTAKALSMSISGLRYRLSKISEILNIGLDDTKRLFSVYMALKVLKVKNQIIF, encoded by the coding sequence ATGAATTTAAAGCAAAAAAATTTAAATGACGTATTTCATTTACCTAAAGATGAGGCTTTAACAGCATTTTATGATCGAATGATAACAATTCCAACTACTGCAAGAACAGCATTAAAAAAAGAACTACTTTCAATTATAGGAGAAGATCGCTCGAAAGGCGTTTTTGTTCGATATGGTTGGCATTGTGGTGTTAGCGATGCTAGAAAAGCAAAGTTATACCACTACAAGGATGAGCTGGAACTGATTTTAGGCGGTACAAAATTTCATATGTTGCACGGCTATGTTGATCGAGTAAGCGTATCTGACATTCATTATGATGAGAAGAATTATTTGAAAAAAATAGACGTTATTTGGGAGAATTCTTTTGAGGCCGATGAGTTTTTGGCAGATGGGGACTTAAGTGATCGTCCAATTTGCCATACACTATGTGGTTATGCAAGTGGCTATTTATCCACGGTATTAGAAAAGACCATTCTTGTAAAAGAGGTGGAGTGTCGTGCAATGGGGTATGAGCAATGTAAAGTAATTTGCATGCCTCTCGAAGAATGGGGTCATCAAGAACACGAATACAGCTATTACCAGTCAACTAGCATAATTCAAGAGCTAGACGAAATAACAGCAAAACTGAAAATAGAGCGTGATTATTTAAAACAAGCAAATGAAGTTCAACGAAAATTAACCCATGCACTTTTATCAAAGCAAGGGCTCCAAAAAATCGTCAATCTATTAAATGAATCAACCGGTTTACCAATATTCATTGAAAACGAGACGAATGAAGTGATTATAAAATCAGCAGATGTCATGATCGATTTTGATTTGGAAAAAATTGATATTGATACTACTGAATTTATAACTATTACACCTGAACTAGGAATACTTAGAACCCCTATTTATTTTGAAGAGCAAATTAAAGGTTATTGTTCATTTATATATCAGACGGGGAAAAAACCAACGGAATTAGAATACATGATTATCGACAAAACTGCTTTAACAGCATCTGTCATTTTACTAAATGAAAATATTAAAATTGGTACGGAACAGAATATAAAGCGAAGTTTTTTAAGCGATGTATTGGATGGTAAATTAGAGCAAGATGAAATTTATAAAATTGCTCATTACCTCAATTTTCCGCCTACTGAATCGTATTGGTTGCTTACATTAGAAAGAACATTAAATCATTCTAATATTAGTGATGAAATAGAAGTAAACGAAGAGTTGATCAGACAAATTATCCTATTTTTAAATGAAAGAAATATTAATGCCCTTGTCTCGCAAAAGACCGATAAACTCATTATCTTAATTGAATATCCAACATTTAAAAGGTTAAATACAGTGCCCCACACATTTATAAACCAGTTACTAAAATACTGCTTACGTCGTTTTAAAAGTTACGAATTTTATATAGGAGCAAGTACGGTTATAGAAGATTTGAGCCAAATCAATATTTTATATAACGAGACATTGGCAGCGTTAAAGGCAAAAAACCCAGAAAAGCATATTTGTTTCTATGAAGATCTGGAAATTGAAGGCGTACTTTTCCAAATTAAAGACGAGGTTCTAATCGATCGCTTTGTAATGCAACAATTAGGTAAATTATTGGAGATAGACAAAGATTACGATTTAACAAAAACGATTTATACCTATATTGAGAATGGCATTAATATCAATAAAACCGCGAAAGCTCTTTCCATGTCTATTAGTGGATTAAGGTACCGCTTATCTAAAATCAGCGAAATTTTAAATATTGGCTTAGATGATACAAAGCGCCTTTTCTCTGTCTATATGGCATTAAAAGTATTAAAAGTTAAAAACCAAATTATATTTTAA